The genomic region TGCGGGAGTCGCATTCGTTTTTCCCACGGCGACTCGCAGCTTCGCTCCGTTATCGGCGGCGCCGGTTTGCGCCGTAGTGCTTGCAGCCGGCTTCGCGAACTGCGGCACGACTTTCGCGCCGGCCTTGATCCGTTGCAGGCCGTTGACGACGACGCGGTCGGTCGGCTCGAGGCCGTCTTCGACGACCCGACGACCTTCGGTAAGCCACCCGACATGCACGCGACGGTAGACGGCTTCATCTTTCTCATTCACCACGTAAACGAAACGCTCGCCTTGGTCGGTGCCGAGCGATTCTTCGGAGATCAACAGCGCCGGTTGCGGATTGCCGATCGGCACCCGCAGCCGTAAGAAGAGGCCGGCCGAAAGCATTTGACTCGAGTTATCGACGACGGCCCGCACGCGGAGCGTTCCCGTATTCGGATCGACTTGGTTGTCGATGAAGTTGATTTTGCCGCTGAGCGAAAACTTGTCTTCATCGGCCAGCGCGATCTCGACCGGCAGTTGCGACTCTTGCGTCGATTGCAATTGGCCCGACGTAATCAAGCGGCGCAGACGGAGAACCGTTCGCTCGTCGAAGTCGAAGTACACGTACATCGGATTGACGGAGACGATCGTCGTCATCGCCGTCTCATCGGCCCGTACCAAGTTGCCGGGATCGACCATCCGGCGGCTGATGCGACCGGAGATCGGCGAGGTGATTTGCGTGAAGCCGAGATTCAAAGCCGCCAAACGGTTGTTCGCTTGCGCGGCCGCGAGTGCGCCGGCTGCTTCGGCCCGATCGAACTTGATCTGCTCGAACGTCTCTTCGGGAATCGCGACGCTGTCGACGAGTTTCTTGGCGCGATCTTCTTGCAGCTTCAATCTGTCGAGCTTCGCTTGAGCTTGTTCGATGGCGGCTGCCGTACGATCGACTTCCGCGCGATAAGGACGGTCGTCGATCTGGAACAAAGGCGCGCCGGCCACGACGTCTTTGCCGTCGGTGAAGAACACTTTTTCCAGAAACCCACTGACACGGGCACGGATCTCGACCGTTTGTACGGCAGCGGCCCGACCTGTGAACTCTTCATACTCCGTCACCACTTTTTGAATCGGCCGCTCGACCAGGACCTCGGGCGCTTTCGTTGCTGCCGCCGGTGGGGCCGCTTTCTTGCAGCCTGTCGTCATTGATGTTGCCAGCAGCAACGCGCCGAAGATCCAGATCGAGGTTCGCATGACAGGACGATCCAAAGTGAAGTCGGAGTGCGTGGACAAACGGGCGGCAGTCTCGTAGAATGGAGGCAGGTGACTGACTGGTCAGTCATGACGACTTTCATTCTAGGCACCCACCGTAGCGCTATCAATCTCGATTACTCGTTGTCTGGCAAAATCGTAAGCTGAAGTCTTGTAACCAGAAGGGGTTAGCCGGTTACCCAGGCTGCATTTCCCGTTCCCTACTAGAATGACAGACAGCATCTCGAAGGGTTCGACATCGAGTTCGCTTTCATTTTCCAAAGGCTGAGGAAGCTTTGAGTAGTTCCGGCATCAATCCGCTGAAAGTTTCGGAGCCGACGACGATTGCCGCCGTGCCCGAGGAATCGAGCCGGCGTGCCGAGCGAAGGCTGGCGATCGTCGAAGCAGCGGCGAAGCAATTCGCGGCCCACGGCTACAACGACTGCGACATGGAATGCGTGGCCGTGAAGGCCGGGATCGGTAAGGGGACCCTCTATCTTTATTTTCCGGGCAAGCAGGAGCTTTTCTTCGCCTGCGTCGACTTGGGAATGAAGCAGATGCAGGCCGCCGTGCGGGCGGCGGCGGAAACGGTTAGCGAGCCGTTTCAAAAGATCGACGAAGCCATCCGGGCCTATCTTAAATTCTTCGACGAACATCCGGAGCATGTCGAACTGCTGATTCAAGAACGGGCCATCTTCCGCGATCGGGTTCGGCCGACCTACTTCGAATATCGAGATGCCAACCGCGGCCCTTGGCGGCAATTGTATGTCGAACTTGCGGCTGCCGGACGTCTGCGAACCGATATCGCGATCGAGCGGATCCTCGACACGGTCGGAAGTTTGCTCTACGGTACGATGTTTACCAACCACTTCATCGGCCGAACCATTACGCTCGAAGAGCAACATCAAGCGATCCTCGCCGTGACTTTGCGCGGAATCTCTCCGGCAGGTCGCTAAGCGGTGCGATCGTCGAGTCGTGTGCTCCGCAGCGAACGGTTGCGTTGCGTATTGAGGAGTCAATCGTGCCCCCGAGCGTGCGCTACTTCGTGTTCGATACGGAAAGCGTCGCCGATGGCGCGCTGGTATCGAAGCTTCGTTTTCCCGGCGAAGGATTGACGCCGAAACAAGCGGTCGATCGCTATCGTGAAGAGCTGATGGCGAAGCACGATAGCGACTTCATTCCGTACACGTTTCAAATGCCGACGGCGGTAGCGGTTGCGAAAGTGGCGGCGGATTTTCGCCTGATCGACTTAGTCGCGCTCGACGAGCCCCACTATCGCCCTCACGTCCTCACCGAACATTTTTGGCGCGGTTGGGAGAAATACGGCCGACCGACTCTCGTGAGCTTCAATGGTCGGACGTTCGATGTGCCGTTGATGGAACTAGCCGCGTTTCGTTTCGGGCTGCCTATCCCGACTTGGTTTGCGCTCCAGTCGAAAAGCTTCGATCAACCGCGCAATCGATTCAATATCGAAGCGCATATCGATCTGCAAGAATTGCTGACCAATTTCGGCACGTCGCGCTTCACCGGCGGCTTGAACCTCGCTTCCAACTTGCTCGGAAAGCCCGGCAAGATGGACGTGCAAGGAGACATGGTGCAAGACATGTTCGAAGCGGGCCGCTTGAAAGAGATCAACGACTACTGCCGTTGCGACGTTCTCGATACTTATTTCGTCTTCTTGCGCTCGCGCGTCTTGGTCGGCCAATTGACCCTCGACGAAGAGCAAGGACTCGTCGCCGAAACGAAAACGTGGCTCCTCAAAAAGACGTCGGACTACCCGATCTACGAGGACTACACGAAGCGCTGGGGAGATTGGAAGAATCCTTGGCGGGCGTCGTAAAAGTAGCGCGCTTTTCGGCGAATTGATCGAGAAATACTTCGTTTTCAGGAAATGATTGCATCGCTCTTGGGTATGTGTATATTTGTACACTATCCACACTAGGGAGGTGCCTGTGCCGAGCGAACGAAACGTGCCGATCGTGGTCGAAAGACGCGGTGTTTTGTCGGAGAATTTGAGCCGCTGGATGGAGAATGCCAAGCTCTCGCCGCGTGAGGTTGCGGAGCGGACCGGTCTTGAGGAAACGATCGTTTGCGATGTTCTACGAGGGGAGATTCCGCGCCCCTTGCTCGGGGTTCTCGATCGTTTGGCGCGAGGCCTGAAAGTCGATCGCGATACTTTGCTGTCGACGGCGGTTCCGGCATCGCGACGCTCGTTCGACCGACGCACCAACCCGATCGTGGCGGAAGTGATCGCGGCGCATCCGCGCCTGTTCGACGATTGGGCGCCGGCCGATTACGACGAGTTGTATAGCCGCTTCGGGACCGGCGGCGAGTTGACTTACGTCGGGGTACTGGCTTGTGCCCGAGCGATGAACCGCCGCCGCGAGCTTTGCGCAAAGCTCGCCTTGTTGCTCGAGACCGATCATGCGGAAGGAATCGTACGCACGATCGAGCAAGCGTACGAGCTTAACTCCGCGTCGGTTTTTTGAACGTCATGTGATTCGCAAGCCAAGTTCGCACGGACTCATACCAGCGATACCAGCGATTCGGCATGGCGATCGACAGCCAGCGGTTCAACGACTTGCGACGACGCTCGCAACCGCAGCCGGGCTTTTCGCGAACGCGTCCGAGCGTTGCCGTTTTAATGGCCTTGGCCGTGAACTCGCCGAGCTCGAAGAGGGCGGGATGTTTGCATTGAAATCGAATCGCTTGCG from Planctomycetia bacterium harbors:
- a CDS encoding helix-turn-helix domain-containing protein; the encoded protein is MPSERNVPIVVERRGVLSENLSRWMENAKLSPREVAERTGLEETIVCDVLRGEIPRPLLGVLDRLARGLKVDRDTLLSTAVPASRRSFDRRTNPIVAEVIAAHPRLFDDWAPADYDELYSRFGTGGELTYVGVLACARAMNRRRELCAKLALLLETDHAEGIVRTIEQAYELNSASVF
- a CDS encoding TetR/AcrR family transcriptional regulator, coding for MSSSGINPLKVSEPTTIAAVPEESSRRAERRLAIVEAAAKQFAAHGYNDCDMECVAVKAGIGKGTLYLYFPGKQELFFACVDLGMKQMQAAVRAAAETVSEPFQKIDEAIRAYLKFFDEHPEHVELLIQERAIFRDRVRPTYFEYRDANRGPWRQLYVELAAAGRLRTDIAIERILDTVGSLLYGTMFTNHFIGRTITLEEQHQAILAVTLRGISPAGR
- a CDS encoding 3'-5' exonuclease: MVPPSVRYFVFDTESVADGALVSKLRFPGEGLTPKQAVDRYREELMAKHDSDFIPYTFQMPTAVAVAKVAADFRLIDLVALDEPHYRPHVLTEHFWRGWEKYGRPTLVSFNGRTFDVPLMELAAFRFGLPIPTWFALQSKSFDQPRNRFNIEAHIDLQELLTNFGTSRFTGGLNLASNLLGKPGKMDVQGDMVQDMFEAGRLKEINDYCRCDVLDTYFVFLRSRVLVGQLTLDEEQGLVAETKTWLLKKTSDYPIYEDYTKRWGDWKNPWRAS
- a CDS encoding efflux RND transporter periplasmic adaptor subunit — translated: MRTSIWIFGALLLATSMTTGCKKAAPPAAATKAPEVLVERPIQKVVTEYEEFTGRAAAVQTVEIRARVSGFLEKVFFTDGKDVVAGAPLFQIDDRPYRAEVDRTAAAIEQAQAKLDRLKLQEDRAKKLVDSVAIPEETFEQIKFDRAEAAGALAAAQANNRLAALNLGFTQITSPISGRISRRMVDPGNLVRADETAMTTIVSVNPMYVYFDFDERTVLRLRRLITSGQLQSTQESQLPVEIALADEDKFSLSGKINFIDNQVDPNTGTLRVRAVVDNSSQMLSAGLFLRLRVPIGNPQPALLISEESLGTDQGERFVYVVNEKDEAVYRRVHVGWLTEGRRVVEDGLEPTDRVVVNGLQRIKAGAKVVPQFAKPAASTTAQTGAADNGAKLRVAVGKTNATPAGE